From Pseudoalteromonas viridis, the proteins below share one genomic window:
- a CDS encoding flagellin — protein MALFVNTNVSSINAQRQLQRSGVELDTSFKRLSSGLRINSAADDAAGLQITDRLQSQILGLNQGNRNANDGISLAQTAEGAMDEITSMFQRIRTLSQQAANGSNTDEDRLAIQEEIRQLSAEVNRVATDTTFGGQNLLDGTYKASFQVGSDAVQTIGFSMQTVGTTANGANSLTAGGGFTLSGIASIASSVNGTAGTSLATLTELSSVGSSAVVGSAFTYAGVFVASSISVSSQSNAQMVLAGMDALIAVVDKKRAELGAVQNRFQSTIRNQANISENLSAAKSRIKDADFAMETAKLTKNQILQQASQTILGQANQRPQAALSLLQG, from the coding sequence ATGGCTTTATTTGTAAATACAAACGTTAGTTCAATTAATGCACAGCGGCAATTACAGAGATCCGGAGTTGAACTTGATACGTCTTTCAAAAGATTGTCTTCAGGTTTACGGATCAACAGTGCGGCAGATGACGCCGCTGGCTTACAGATTACAGACCGCCTACAGTCTCAGATACTGGGTCTGAACCAAGGTAACCGGAATGCCAACGATGGCATCTCCCTAGCGCAGACAGCTGAAGGTGCGATGGATGAAATTACATCCATGTTCCAGCGGATCCGGACTTTGTCGCAACAGGCTGCCAATGGTTCAAATACCGATGAGGATCGTTTGGCTATTCAGGAAGAAATTCGCCAGTTATCGGCAGAAGTTAACCGGGTGGCAACCGATACAACATTTGGTGGTCAGAATTTGCTAGATGGTACCTATAAAGCCAGTTTCCAGGTTGGCTCTGATGCGGTGCAAACAATCGGCTTTAGTATGCAAACAGTGGGCACAACGGCAAATGGTGCCAATTCATTGACAGCAGGCGGCGGCTTTACCTTATCTGGCATCGCAAGCATCGCAAGCTCTGTAAATGGTACTGCGGGCACGTCACTTGCAACTTTAACCGAGCTTAGTTCTGTTGGTAGCAGCGCTGTGGTCGGTAGTGCCTTTACTTATGCAGGTGTATTCGTTGCAAGTAGTATCAGTGTATCAAGTCAGTCCAATGCACAAATGGTATTGGCCGGTATGGATGCCTTGATAGCAGTAGTGGATAAAAAGCGTGCCGAATTGGGTGCTGTGCAAAACCGTTTTCAATCCACGATTCGGAACCAGGCCAATATCTCGGAAAACCTGTCTGCTGCTAAGTCAAGGATCAAAGATGCTGACTTTGCTATGGAAACGGCTAAGCTGACGAAAAATCAGATCTTACAACAGGCAAGCCAAACTATCTTAGGGCAGGCTAACCAGCGTCCGCAGGCAGCATTGAGCTTGCTTCAAGGATAA
- a CDS encoding flagellin — protein sequence MALYVNTNVSSLNAQRQLMNSSGSLDNSFKRLSSGFRINSASDDAAGMQISNRLTSQISGLEQGIRNANDGISLAQTAEGAMDETTQMFQRIRTLAQQASNGSNTDEDRLALQEEIRSLSEEVNRVANDTTFGGQNLLDGTYNASFQVGADAVQTIAFSMKNVGTTANGANSLTANGGFTLSGLAGIASSITGTAGTSLASLSELSSVGSSAVVGSSFTYAGVFIASSISVSSQSNAQMVLAGMEALIAVVDKKRAELGAVQNRFQSTIRNQSNVTENLSAARSRIRDTDFATETANLTKMQILQQASSSILSQANQRPQVALSLLG from the coding sequence ATGGCTTTATATGTAAACACCAATGTGAGTTCATTGAACGCACAGCGGCAACTAATGAATTCATCAGGTTCGCTTGATAATTCTTTTAAACGCTTGTCATCAGGGTTTCGTATTAACAGTGCGAGCGATGATGCGGCGGGTATGCAAATCTCAAATCGCTTGACCAGCCAAATCAGTGGCTTGGAACAGGGGATCCGAAATGCCAACGACGGTATTTCATTGGCTCAAACGGCTGAAGGTGCGATGGATGAAACAACACAAATGTTTCAGCGGATCAGAACCTTAGCACAACAAGCATCAAACGGCTCTAACACCGACGAGGACAGACTCGCGCTGCAAGAAGAGATTCGCTCCTTGTCAGAGGAAGTGAACCGAGTTGCCAATGACACTACTTTTGGTGGCCAAAATCTACTCGACGGAACCTACAATGCAAGCTTTCAGGTTGGCGCGGATGCAGTGCAAACCATCGCATTTAGCATGAAAAATGTAGGAACTACCGCCAATGGTGCAAATAGCCTGACTGCTAATGGTGGCTTTACGTTATCGGGTCTTGCAGGTATTGCAAGTTCTATAACGGGCACTGCAGGTACTTCTCTGGCTTCACTGTCTGAGCTCAGTTCCGTTGGTAGTAGTGCTGTTGTTGGGAGTTCATTTACCTATGCTGGCGTGTTTATTGCTAGCAGTATTAGTGTATCCAGTCAATCCAATGCGCAAATGGTGCTGGCGGGTATGGAAGCATTGATTGCTGTAGTAGACAAGAAACGGGCGGAGCTCGGTGCAGTACAGAATCGCTTCCAATCAACCATACGTAACCAATCGAATGTCACAGAAAACCTTTCAGCTGCGCGTTCACGTATCCGTGATACCGACTTTGCAACCGAAACGGCTAACCTGACGAAGATGCAGATATTACAACAGGCAAGTAGCTCAATCCTAAGTCAGGCAAATCAACGGCCCCAGGTCGCGTTGTCGCTATTAGGCTAA
- a CDS encoding flagellar protein FlaG, with product MNELNSSLGIAQDSATALSSRPLVEGRAETSRPVENVAKAADDKKASDTGQKVDAELLSNVKANLTKLNDVIPVTSTNLSFEFDEQGDPPFIRVVDIESKEVIREIPTEEFRELAKALETFADKVSGKGMLFDQTA from the coding sequence GTGAATGAGTTAAATTCTTCGCTTGGAATTGCACAAGACAGCGCTACGGCGCTTAGCAGCAGGCCTCTGGTTGAGGGCAGGGCAGAGACGAGTCGCCCGGTAGAAAACGTCGCTAAGGCAGCGGATGATAAAAAGGCGAGTGATACAGGGCAAAAAGTCGACGCCGAACTGTTGTCTAATGTCAAAGCTAATTTGACTAAGCTCAATGATGTAATTCCTGTCACTTCAACGAATTTATCGTTTGAGTTTGACGAACAGGGCGACCCGCCTTTTATCAGGGTAGTTGATATCGAAAGTAAAGAAGTCATTCGGGAGATACCAACGGAAGAGTTTCGGGAATTGGCTAAGGCTTTAGAGACATTTGCCGATAAAGTATCAGGTAAAGGCATGCTGTTTGATCAAACAGCATAA
- the fliD gene encoding flagellar filament capping protein FliD, giving the protein MPLITSAGVGSGLDLESIIKASVDAENVPKLQMFASKQESLKVELSSLGEIKSAISKLKDTVEKLADPKNFGKRIANITQPSSGDIIKVTPTSDISVGNFKVAVTQLAQGSRAVSADGAFSSVDDVVSASGGTLTFAAGTDKSFNLNVTAGMTLGELRDAINADDTNFGVTANIINTGGAGGSKLVLSSNVTGSNNDLVVTSDSAELDAIETYDDTNNPSGGMTTADDDKARDAKMTIDGLEVVSSSNTFKDAVQDMTITALAVSGDETNGYDTAKLNIDYDRESVTKLIDSFIADYNNLIGNIGFQTRIGKPLNGDASMRSLDDQLVTALSTPLTNAGPFKSIFDIGLGINNEGYLEKSTLVRSLNEAMDNNFDDIGTAFAGENGVAKQLESLLGNYVDSDGLIKQRETNLNGQLDDLEDDVLNHEFRMASLEERLRKQYAGLDVLIAQMQQTQSYLGAQLANLPGFTKSK; this is encoded by the coding sequence ATGCCACTTATTACATCCGCAGGGGTTGGCTCTGGTTTGGATCTTGAGAGTATCATCAAAGCATCGGTCGATGCTGAGAATGTGCCTAAGTTACAAATGTTCGCTTCAAAGCAAGAGTCATTAAAAGTGGAGCTTTCGTCTTTAGGCGAAATTAAGTCTGCTATCTCTAAACTGAAGGACACAGTTGAGAAGCTTGCTGACCCGAAAAATTTCGGCAAGCGAATTGCTAATATAACACAGCCAAGTTCAGGGGATATCATTAAGGTTACCCCTACTTCTGATATCTCAGTCGGTAATTTTAAGGTAGCTGTTACACAGTTGGCACAAGGAAGCAGGGCAGTTAGTGCTGACGGTGCTTTTAGCTCTGTTGATGATGTCGTTAGTGCGTCTGGTGGCACACTCACTTTTGCTGCAGGTACTGATAAAAGCTTTAACCTAAACGTGACTGCAGGTATGACCTTGGGGGAGCTACGTGATGCAATTAACGCTGATGATACCAACTTTGGTGTTACAGCAAACATTATCAATACCGGAGGGGCTGGAGGTTCTAAACTTGTACTGAGCTCAAATGTCACAGGGTCGAATAACGACTTGGTTGTAACCAGTGACTCAGCTGAACTTGATGCAATCGAAACCTATGATGATACAAATAATCCCAGTGGTGGCATGACGACCGCAGACGATGACAAAGCGAGAGATGCTAAAATGACCATCGATGGGCTGGAAGTTGTCAGCTCGTCTAATACGTTTAAAGATGCGGTACAGGACATGACTATCACGGCATTGGCTGTTTCCGGCGACGAGACCAATGGTTATGATACTGCCAAGCTCAATATTGACTACGATCGTGAATCAGTCACAAAGCTTATCGACTCATTTATTGCCGACTACAATAATTTAATAGGTAATATCGGTTTTCAGACTCGGATCGGCAAACCACTTAACGGCGATGCTTCAATGCGCTCGCTCGATGATCAATTGGTGACAGCTCTGTCTACGCCATTGACAAATGCAGGCCCTTTTAAGTCTATATTCGATATTGGCTTAGGCATTAATAATGAAGGTTACCTCGAAAAGTCCACATTGGTACGCAGCTTAAATGAAGCAATGGACAACAACTTTGATGATATTGGCACTGCTTTTGCAGGAGAAAATGGTGTGGCAAAGCAGCTTGAATCATTGTTGGGTAACTATGTCGATTCTGATGGGTTGATCAAGCAACGGGAAACCAACTTGAACGGCCAGTTGGATGATTTAGAGGATGATGTGCTCAATCATGAATTTAGGATGGCTTCATTAGAAGAGCGGTTAAGGAAGCAATATGCTGGGCTGGATGTACTGATTGCTCAAATGCAGCAGACCCAGTCCTATTTAGGAGCTCAACTAGCTAATTTGCCAGGGTTTACTAAATCAAAGTAA
- the fliS gene encoding flagellar export chaperone FliS produces MYNARVKNYQKEALKTRVAGADRYEIIQMLMAGAIEKMVMAKVSIEKRHLEAKAEHLSKASAILEALRGCLDFDVGGEVTENLYALYSYMIDRLIDASVQNDPAAVEEVSNLLKEIKSAWDAIPYDVREQTLRNAGSDANVG; encoded by the coding sequence ATGTATAATGCAAGAGTAAAAAATTACCAGAAAGAAGCGTTAAAAACACGAGTCGCTGGTGCTGACAGATATGAGATCATCCAAATGCTAATGGCAGGGGCGATCGAGAAGATGGTAATGGCTAAAGTATCCATTGAAAAGCGCCATCTTGAAGCAAAAGCGGAGCATTTGTCAAAGGCATCTGCCATCTTGGAAGCCTTGCGTGGCTGTCTGGATTTTGACGTAGGTGGAGAAGTCACTGAAAACTTGTATGCTTTGTATAGCTACATGATTGATAGACTGATTGATGCAAGTGTCCAGAATGATCCTGCGGCCGTTGAAGAAGTGTCTAATTTATTGAAGGAAATCAAATCTGCGTGGGATGCAATCCCTTATGATGTGCGCGAACAAACATTGCGTAACGCAGGCAGTGACGCGAATGTTGGATGA
- a CDS encoding 6-hydroxymethylpterin diphosphokinase MptE-like protein, whose amino-acid sequence MVDDDNLQKQIQEIEEKLQSSVTMAAMEAEFAERANVTFQNNLQAFKKYLPDIYEQFANFNPKPGFELFLNQDGMANIIDYSTKCPMYGLDIPEQIQKQVDKSLESPIFSKVDYGYLENMENKYDFIHVDLIKSAGVEYNKAKNTLAENHEIDGKIPSIVIFGVGLGYHLKHLLERVPSTFINIFEPEEDYFFASLFTFDWADYLAEVDRSGASLYISIGVSEEETYAQLYSRAQELGPFTISNSFFYQHYPSRSLHNLILKIRDNFHEFFMGWGFIDDAFMSLAHSCANVKQQMPYFHASSALKNRYKDFPVFIVANGPSLDKDIEYIKQVKDQVLIVACNSATTALLKHGIVPDFHAALERSRATYDFLKAFIPQEYREQIALLTVNVMHQDVAGLFEWAGAALKGREAGTSLHQVSEIFCKKQASATLPFCNPLVGNMALSYVVSLGFKNIYLFGTDNGYVDPEHHHSKSSMYYNKQGDTVYQPLQIGSQLKLEGNFGNVVIADHFLYSGKVQMERVLATSRAQDANCFNCSDGAKIEGSISLRAEDIILEESNLSKRTVSDYVKNELFYIPDSDFDLEEHLDFDGFDELCATLIDILEKPVSSRDQAFDQVMEQVRLLISLKETQFSHHYMVLEGEALYLNSILINMLFNYGSSDEILPYYLQLRKVWCDFLRSAPQLYRENWNKASDHVFEV is encoded by the coding sequence ATGGTTGACGACGATAACTTACAAAAACAAATTCAGGAAATAGAAGAAAAGTTACAAAGCTCTGTAACTATGGCGGCAATGGAGGCTGAGTTTGCGGAACGAGCAAATGTAACCTTCCAGAATAACTTACAGGCATTTAAAAAGTATTTACCTGACATATATGAACAGTTTGCCAACTTTAACCCCAAACCTGGCTTCGAACTATTCTTGAACCAGGATGGAATGGCCAATATTATTGATTACAGCACAAAGTGCCCAATGTATGGCTTAGATATTCCCGAACAAATCCAAAAGCAGGTTGATAAGTCACTGGAATCTCCAATCTTCTCTAAGGTTGATTATGGCTACTTAGAAAACATGGAGAACAAATATGACTTTATTCATGTCGATTTAATAAAATCAGCTGGTGTTGAATACAACAAAGCGAAAAATACGCTCGCGGAAAATCACGAGATTGATGGGAAAATTCCCAGCATCGTGATTTTTGGAGTTGGATTGGGTTACCACCTAAAGCACTTGTTAGAGCGTGTGCCCAGCACATTTATTAATATCTTTGAGCCGGAGGAAGATTACTTCTTTGCCAGCTTATTTACATTTGACTGGGCAGATTATCTCGCAGAGGTTGATCGTTCTGGGGCATCTTTGTATATCAGTATTGGTGTGTCAGAGGAAGAAACCTATGCACAATTGTATAGTCGAGCTCAGGAGTTGGGGCCTTTCACAATCTCTAATTCTTTTTTCTATCAGCATTACCCTTCTCGTTCGCTGCACAATCTGATTCTAAAAATCAGAGACAATTTTCATGAATTCTTTATGGGTTGGGGCTTTATCGATGATGCGTTTATGAGCTTGGCACATAGCTGTGCGAATGTTAAGCAACAGATGCCTTATTTTCATGCGAGCAGCGCTCTTAAAAATAGGTACAAAGACTTTCCCGTATTTATTGTTGCAAACGGCCCCTCACTGGACAAAGACATTGAATATATAAAGCAGGTTAAGGATCAGGTTTTGATCGTGGCATGTAACTCAGCCACCACAGCCTTATTGAAGCATGGTATCGTACCTGATTTTCACGCTGCATTAGAACGTTCGCGCGCAACTTATGATTTTCTCAAGGCCTTTATACCGCAGGAGTACAGAGAGCAAATAGCATTACTGACTGTCAACGTAATGCATCAGGATGTAGCGGGTTTGTTTGAATGGGCCGGTGCGGCTCTAAAGGGGAGAGAAGCCGGTACAAGTTTGCACCAAGTTTCAGAAATTTTCTGCAAAAAACAGGCAAGCGCAACACTACCATTTTGTAATCCCCTAGTGGGAAATATGGCTCTGAGTTATGTGGTTTCGTTGGGCTTTAAAAACATTTACCTGTTTGGAACAGACAATGGTTACGTAGACCCCGAACACCATCATTCTAAATCCAGTATGTACTATAACAAGCAAGGTGACACTGTCTATCAGCCTTTGCAAATCGGATCACAGCTTAAACTTGAAGGTAACTTTGGTAATGTTGTCATTGCCGATCACTTCCTCTATTCCGGAAAAGTGCAAATGGAACGTGTTCTTGCAACGTCAAGAGCGCAGGATGCCAACTGCTTTAACTGTAGTGATGGGGCGAAAATTGAGGGTTCTATTAGTCTTCGAGCTGAAGACATTATTTTAGAAGAGTCAAACTTGAGTAAGCGAACCGTTTCTGACTATGTTAAAAACGAGTTGTTCTACATCCCCGACAGTGACTTTGACCTGGAAGAGCATTTAGACTTTGATGGCTTTGACGAGTTGTGCGCGACATTAATCGATATTCTGGAGAAGCCTGTCTCTAGTAGGGACCAAGCATTCGACCAGGTGATGGAGCAGGTGCGTCTTCTTATATCGTTGAAGGAAACACAGTTTAGCCACCACTATATGGTCTTAGAAGGAGAGGCTCTGTACTTAAACTCTATATTGATCAATATGCTGTTCAATTACGGGAGCAGTGACGAAATTCTGCCTTATTACTTGCAGTTAAGAAAAGTCTGGTGTGACTTTTTACGATCTGCGCCGCAGCTATATCGTGAGAATTGGAATAAAGCGAGCGACCACGTGTTCGAAGTTTAA
- a CDS encoding NAD(P)-binding protein — translation MKKKIIVVGGGLTGLFAVNRLQQLCKGAEITLLESSEHCGGLLNCFTTQQGTRFDQGTHLASKTGNSAVDEILFGTAEEESQNWSSFSYLNAGNLFAGTWNYNTQVADIRSLPTIKYKQCVADIMTANSEVGGVNFKSFVTQHMGPALYEELFLPVVRKLYGYSMEAEQLAASTGYFGLNRVVAFDTEVTSQLKNVGRFDEKLAFDSSQHYARHFNVQEQYLYPKHGRGIHYWTDRMLDRALAGGANVLCGVSVSKLLTDNSTVTGIQLSDGMELACDHVIWSAPAALALKLADIKLEHSFRPELRTANLFHFMFDKPVTNAQNHYVWIWDRDYQTFRITLYDNFSGRAYEGYRVTAEVLSNREESQALSLDVVKSELVKMGLITAEHQVLDQAHQVIHNTFPVPSLQLESSVAKLLELANSTLSNVTFAGRHSASAWLQADVINKLNKQLENHFS, via the coding sequence ATGAAGAAAAAGATAATCGTTGTAGGCGGAGGTTTGACCGGACTTTTCGCAGTGAATCGACTTCAGCAGCTTTGTAAGGGTGCAGAGATAACGCTGCTCGAATCCAGTGAACATTGTGGCGGATTACTAAACTGCTTCACAACTCAGCAGGGTACGCGTTTTGACCAAGGCACTCATTTGGCTTCGAAAACGGGTAATAGTGCGGTTGATGAGATTTTGTTTGGCACGGCTGAAGAAGAATCACAAAACTGGTCGAGCTTTTCTTACTTGAATGCGGGTAATTTATTTGCAGGAACGTGGAACTATAATACACAGGTTGCTGATATCCGCTCTTTACCAACAATCAAATACAAGCAGTGTGTCGCAGACATCATGACTGCCAATAGCGAAGTCGGTGGTGTGAATTTTAAGTCATTTGTCACCCAGCATATGGGTCCAGCTTTGTACGAAGAACTTTTTCTTCCTGTGGTCAGAAAGCTCTATGGTTATTCGATGGAGGCCGAGCAGCTGGCTGCTTCAACGGGCTATTTTGGCTTAAATAGAGTTGTGGCGTTTGATACAGAGGTAACCTCACAATTAAAAAATGTTGGCAGGTTTGACGAAAAGTTGGCTTTTGATTCCAGTCAGCACTATGCCCGTCACTTCAATGTTCAGGAACAGTATCTCTACCCTAAGCATGGTCGAGGTATCCATTATTGGACAGACAGGATGCTGGATAGGGCACTGGCAGGCGGTGCGAATGTCCTGTGTGGAGTGTCTGTATCAAAATTGTTAACAGACAATTCAACCGTGACTGGTATTCAGCTGAGCGATGGGATGGAGCTTGCTTGCGATCATGTCATCTGGTCAGCCCCCGCGGCGTTGGCATTGAAGTTAGCGGATATAAAACTTGAGCATTCGTTTAGACCTGAGCTCCGCACAGCAAATTTATTTCATTTTATGTTTGATAAACCCGTTACGAATGCTCAAAACCATTATGTATGGATATGGGATAGGGATTATCAAACATTTAGGATCACGTTATATGATAACTTTTCTGGTCGAGCCTATGAGGGTTACAGAGTCACTGCAGAGGTGCTGAGCAATCGAGAAGAGAGCCAAGCATTGAGTTTAGACGTTGTTAAAAGCGAGCTCGTTAAGATGGGGCTTATCACTGCAGAGCACCAGGTATTAGATCAGGCACACCAAGTTATTCACAATACTTTTCCTGTCCCCTCGCTGCAGTTGGAAAGCAGTGTTGCAAAGTTGCTGGAGCTTGCCAATAGTACCCTGTCTAATGTTACTTTCGCTGGCAGACATAGTGCTTCAGCTTGGTTACAAGCGGATGTGATTAATAAACTAAACAAACAATTAGAAAATCATTTTAGCTGA
- a CDS encoding class I SAM-dependent methyltransferase, protein MGFSKEWDDLYRNNRHMSVWPWSQLVSLCLRHTPLGKKEGEYQVLEVGCGAGANLPFFCSYSDQVYALDGSEHIVTLLKERFPSLASQIKVADFTKEIPFTEQFDLIVDRGASVHNDTASIARYLSNAYTHLKPGGHLIITDWFSTEHGYFDSGTSIAQDHLTKYGYETGPFAGVGKVHFFDRATIMTLTEQFDLIHLEHQITQVDGIKEQGASWSLVLSKPE, encoded by the coding sequence ATGGGTTTTTCAAAAGAGTGGGATGATTTATATAGAAATAATCGCCATATGTCAGTATGGCCATGGAGCCAGCTTGTAAGCCTGTGCTTGCGTCATACGCCTTTGGGCAAAAAGGAAGGTGAATATCAAGTGCTTGAAGTTGGGTGTGGGGCTGGCGCAAACCTACCATTTTTTTGTAGTTACAGTGATCAGGTGTATGCCTTGGATGGTAGTGAGCACATAGTAACACTACTCAAAGAGCGTTTTCCTTCGCTTGCGTCACAAATTAAAGTTGCTGATTTCACAAAAGAGATACCGTTTACAGAACAGTTTGACCTGATTGTTGACAGAGGTGCCTCCGTGCACAATGATACTGCATCAATCGCGCGCTATCTGAGTAATGCCTACACACATTTAAAGCCCGGCGGGCACTTAATTATTACGGATTGGTTTAGTACTGAACATGGGTATTTTGATTCTGGCACCTCAATTGCGCAAGACCACCTAACTAAGTATGGCTATGAAACTGGGCCATTTGCAGGTGTTGGAAAGGTACACTTTTTTGACCGTGCAACAATAATGACTCTCACCGAACAGTTTGATTTGATTCACTTGGAACACCAGATCACTCAAGTTGATGGCATCAAGGAACAAGGTGCTTCATGGAGCTTAGTGTTGAGTAAACCCGAGTAA
- a CDS encoding GNAT family N-acetyltransferase: MKIDTQRFSLLELQVRDASARYLSWLGSSSGQYITNKASKITELKEYIASCRANPAVYLFGIFVKETGLHIGNIKFEFLTNDKSLVEMGILIGESEYQGKGVAAEVIRAFGLYARKQFGTQLMVLGVSRNNSKAISAYERIGFSPEPRALSSIDSEDGILMSWRLDDEL, from the coding sequence ATGAAAATTGATACGCAAAGGTTCTCTTTACTCGAGCTTCAGGTACGTGATGCGAGTGCTCGCTACCTCTCATGGCTAGGCAGTAGTAGTGGTCAGTATATTACCAATAAAGCGAGCAAGATTACTGAGCTCAAAGAGTATATTGCTTCTTGTAGAGCAAACCCTGCGGTTTACTTATTTGGTATATTCGTCAAAGAAACGGGGCTGCATATAGGCAACATTAAGTTTGAGTTTCTTACGAATGACAAGTCATTGGTTGAAATGGGGATCCTCATTGGGGAGTCTGAGTATCAAGGTAAAGGTGTTGCAGCAGAAGTGATTCGTGCGTTTGGGCTATATGCACGAAAACAATTCGGAACACAGCTTATGGTGCTTGGTGTCAGTCGCAATAATAGTAAGGCAATCTCAGCCTATGAACGTATTGGTTTTAGCCCGGAGCCAAGGGCGCTGTCTAGCATCGACAGTGAGGATGGTATTTTGATGTCTTGGAGGTTAGATGATGAGCTGTGA
- a CDS encoding DUF4910 domain-containing protein, producing the protein MMSCDQSDIAVWGKTMHQWAHELYPICRSITGAGVRETLDFIKVHLSGLEVHSVPSGTQVFDWQVPKEWEINDAYVIGPDGTKVIDFQRSNLHVLNYSVAIDKKLTLEELQPYLYSLPEQPNAIPYVTSYYAPRWGFCLSHEDRAQLKPGMYHAVIDSRHFDGELNYGEYFLPGESEKEVLISTYICHPSMANNELSGPMVSLALAKHLAQLPKRKYSYRFVFIPETIGAISFLSERLEWLKRHVVAGYVLTCIGDERNYSYLQSKIENTLSDRAAMHVLKYTVPEYRLYDFLSRGSDERQYCAPGVDLPVGSIMRTRYGDYPEYHTSLDDLSLVTPQGLAGGLRVCMDAIKLIEANAFYKVTVLCEPQLGKRGLYPTLSSMSLDYTDVRTLTNLIAYCDGEHDLIEIADKIKVCALDLLPTVEKLVSEGLLEKVKE; encoded by the coding sequence ATGATGAGCTGTGATCAAAGCGATATAGCAGTATGGGGTAAGACTATGCACCAATGGGCGCATGAATTATACCCAATTTGTCGTAGTATCACTGGTGCGGGTGTTCGTGAGACATTAGACTTTATTAAAGTACATTTAAGTGGGTTGGAGGTTCATTCAGTACCGTCAGGAACCCAGGTATTCGATTGGCAGGTGCCAAAGGAGTGGGAAATAAACGATGCCTATGTGATCGGACCTGATGGGACTAAGGTTATCGACTTTCAGCGCTCTAACCTACATGTTTTAAACTACTCTGTGGCTATTGATAAGAAGCTGACGCTAGAGGAGCTACAGCCGTATTTATACTCCCTACCTGAACAGCCTAACGCTATTCCCTATGTGACATCTTACTACGCTCCACGCTGGGGCTTTTGTTTAAGCCATGAGGACCGGGCACAGCTCAAGCCGGGGATGTACCACGCTGTGATAGACTCCCGACACTTTGACGGAGAGCTCAACTATGGTGAGTACTTTTTACCTGGAGAAAGTGAAAAAGAGGTTCTGATCTCAACTTATATTTGTCACCCATCGATGGCAAACAATGAATTGTCAGGTCCTATGGTGTCATTAGCTTTGGCAAAGCATTTAGCACAGTTACCGAAACGCAAGTATAGCTATCGCTTTGTATTCATCCCTGAGACGATAGGTGCAATCAGTTTTCTCTCTGAGCGCTTGGAGTGGCTGAAAAGGCATGTAGTGGCTGGATACGTACTGACATGTATAGGTGATGAGCGCAACTACTCATACTTACAATCAAAAATTGAAAATACTTTGTCAGATCGTGCCGCGATGCATGTTTTAAAATACACGGTACCAGAGTACCGACTGTATGACTTTTTATCTCGTGGAAGTGACGAGCGACAGTATTGTGCTCCAGGGGTAGACTTGCCTGTGGGCTCAATAATGCGAACGAGGTATGGAGATTATCCTGAATACCATACTTCGTTAGATGACTTGTCTCTGGTCACGCCGCAAGGGCTGGCTGGTGGTTTACGGGTTTGTATGGATGCGATTAAACTGATAGAAGCCAACGCCTTCTATAAAGTCACCGTGCTATGCGAACCCCAGTTAGGCAAGCGAGGCTTATACCCGACTTTAAGTAGTATGTCTCTAGATTATACGGATGTCAGAACTTTGACGAACTTAATTGCTTATTGCGATGGGGAACATGATCTAATTGAAATTGCGGATAAAATAAAAGTTTGTGCGTTAGATCTTTTACCTACGGTAGAAAAGCTTGTCTCTGAGGGATTACTTGAAAAGGTAAAAGAGTAA